A DNA window from Aureibacter tunicatorum contains the following coding sequences:
- a CDS encoding YceI family protein, with protein sequence MKKVLFIVSMIMLSALQIQAQSSIDSENSKVEFSIKNMKFKTVEGSFGGMNGNVAFDPENLENSSFNVCIDPATVNTGSKKRDEHLKNEDFFDVEKYPEICFKSDEIAKIDNQYIAKGTLTMHGISNKVEIPFEQNGNTLNGQLTINRKDYKVGDDGTFMVGDEVKLNIIGTLKK encoded by the coding sequence ATGAAAAAGGTTTTATTCATCGTTTCAATGATCATGCTCAGCGCTTTACAAATTCAAGCGCAATCCAGTATTGACAGTGAAAATTCAAAAGTCGAGTTTTCCATTAAAAACATGAAATTCAAGACTGTAGAGGGATCATTTGGAGGAATGAATGGCAATGTCGCTTTCGACCCCGAAAATTTAGAAAATTCGTCATTCAATGTGTGCATTGACCCAGCAACTGTGAATACAGGAAGCAAGAAAAGAGATGAGCACTTAAAAAACGAGGATTTCTTTGATGTGGAAAAATATCCTGAAATTTGCTTCAAGTCGGATGAAATTGCCAAAATCGATAATCAATATATTGCCAAGGGAACTTTGACGATGCATGGAATCAGCAATAAAGTTGAAATTCCATTTGAGCAAAATGGAAACACGCTTAACGGCCAACTCACTATAAATCGCAAAGATTACAAGGTTGGAGATGATGGAACATTCATGGTCGGAGATGAAGTAAAGTTAAATATCATTGGCACGCTTAAAAAATAA
- a CDS encoding alkene reductase, with the protein MNTDILFTPFESGNFKMSNRIAMAPMTRSRTAPGDVPIPMMATYYAQRASAGLIISEGTPVSAEARGYSMTPGIYTAEQIEGWKMVTKAVHDKGGKIFVQLWHVGRRATTSVAGTKPLAPSALKVDDKIFGPLADGGYGMIETDIPKAMSLEDIERTKNDFLNAAKNAMEAGFDGIEIHGAHGYLFDQFFRRDCNERTDKYGGSIENRARLAVETVEMIVNEIGSDKVAIRISPFLAEGTGGVHDDEMPKLALYLMQKLSPLRLAYLHLSENISNFKHVPDSFRVQAREAYQHPIMVCGDYTKESGAEIINKDWADLVAYGRPYIINPDLVERFKNNYPLNEMTEKAHSQFYGGGEEGYTNYLPYR; encoded by the coding sequence ATGAATACAGATATCTTATTCACGCCTTTTGAAAGTGGAAATTTTAAAATGAGCAATAGAATAGCGATGGCGCCAATGACTAGATCAAGAACAGCTCCGGGCGATGTGCCAATCCCTATGATGGCTACTTATTATGCTCAAAGAGCAAGCGCTGGATTGATCATTTCAGAAGGCACACCCGTCTCCGCTGAGGCTAGAGGTTATTCGATGACTCCGGGGATATATACAGCGGAACAAATCGAAGGCTGGAAAATGGTGACCAAAGCTGTGCATGATAAAGGAGGGAAAATATTCGTTCAATTGTGGCATGTTGGTCGAAGAGCTACAACAAGCGTCGCAGGCACAAAGCCGCTTGCTCCATCTGCTTTGAAAGTTGACGATAAGATTTTTGGCCCTCTGGCTGATGGAGGTTATGGAATGATTGAGACTGATATTCCCAAGGCGATGAGTTTAGAAGACATTGAGAGAACTAAAAATGATTTTCTTAACGCTGCTAAAAATGCGATGGAGGCTGGATTTGATGGCATAGAAATTCACGGAGCACATGGTTATTTGTTTGATCAGTTTTTTAGAAGAGACTGCAATGAACGAACCGATAAATATGGAGGGAGCATTGAAAATAGAGCTCGATTAGCCGTGGAAACTGTTGAAATGATAGTGAATGAGATAGGCTCAGATAAAGTAGCGATAAGGATATCTCCATTCCTTGCCGAAGGTACTGGAGGTGTTCATGATGATGAAATGCCTAAATTGGCTCTTTATTTGATGCAAAAACTGAGTCCATTAAGACTTGCTTACCTTCATTTGTCTGAGAATATTTCCAATTTTAAGCATGTTCCAGATTCATTTAGAGTTCAGGCTAGAGAAGCTTATCAACACCCAATAATGGTATGTGGAGATTACACAAAGGAAAGCGGCGCTGAAATTATCAATAAGGATTGGGCGGATTTGGTCGCTTATGGCAGGCCATATATTATTAACCCGGACTTGGTTGAAAGATTCAAGAATAACTATCCGCTAAATGAAATGACGGAAAAAGCGCATAGCCAATTTTATGGAGGAGGAGAAGAAGGCTACACTAATTATTTGCCTTATAGATAA
- a CDS encoding SDR family oxidoreductase: MSTNKEEYNDLPPLNDGGYAHGPADSYDIPNYDFADKVALVTGASQGIGRHVAFALARCGAKVIVSSRSQGGVETVDMISNDELSKKAGGQGYFIKCDVSKENEVQSMVNETLEKFGALHFAVNNAGHSGINNLVEDQSGENFDDVFNTNVKGSLFCMKAEIKAMRRNEPSAKRKNTGAEYAGPGTTMKRSGYGRIVNIGSAAAFIGFPRAGMYIASKHALMGLTQTAAIELAADTDIRVNMVVPGSVKTHNYELFTEGSEEMKAGMIAAHCTKQILMPEDVVGATLFLCSDAAFFSVGAAFNIDGGYMTQ, encoded by the coding sequence ATGAGTACAAACAAGGAAGAATACAATGATCTACCGCCATTGAATGATGGGGGATATGCTCATGGCCCCGCAGATTCGTATGATATTCCAAATTATGATTTTGCTGACAAGGTAGCGCTGGTTACTGGAGCAAGCCAAGGCATTGGCAGGCATGTGGCTTTTGCATTGGCAAGATGCGGGGCAAAAGTGATTGTTTCATCCAGATCCCAAGGGGGAGTCGAGACAGTGGATATGATAAGCAATGATGAGTTGTCAAAGAAAGCGGGAGGTCAGGGATATTTCATAAAGTGCGATGTCTCCAAAGAGAACGAAGTGCAAAGCATGGTAAATGAAACTCTGGAAAAATTCGGAGCTTTGCACTTTGCTGTCAACAACGCTGGACATTCTGGAATAAACAACTTGGTGGAGGATCAAAGCGGAGAGAATTTTGACGATGTATTCAACACCAATGTCAAAGGTTCGCTATTTTGCATGAAAGCCGAAATCAAGGCAATGAGAAGAAATGAACCATCTGCTAAACGGAAAAATACTGGCGCTGAGTATGCCGGGCCAGGGACTACGATGAAAAGGAGTGGATATGGTAGAATTGTTAATATTGGCTCTGCAGCTGCCTTTATTGGTTTCCCAAGGGCTGGTATGTACATTGCATCCAAGCATGCGTTAATGGGTTTAACTCAAACTGCCGCGATTGAATTAGCGGCTGATACGGATATTCGAGTAAATATGGTAGTTCCTGGATCTGTAAAAACGCATAACTATGAGCTTTTTACCGAAGGATCGGAAGAGATGAAGGCAGGAATGATTGCGGCTCATTGCACGAAGCAAATTCTCATGCCTGAGGATGTCGTGGGAGCAACTCTGTTTCTATGCTCAGACGCGGCGTTTTTTAGTGTAGGAGCTGCGTTTAACATAGATGGCGGATACATGACCCAGTAA
- the hmpA gene encoding NO-inducible flavohemoprotein, giving the protein MIKQETIDIIHATVPVLEKYGETISKHFYKRMFERHPELKNIFNMTHQAKGDQPRVLANAILQYAKHIDKLEMLNGTVESIAQKHTSLSITPEMYDIVGENLLAAIKEVLGDAATDDIINAWAEAYGVLADILINREEEIYHTKEQEKGGFRGIKEFIVDKKIKESESITSFYLKPYDNKGIPDFIPGQYIAISLKIDEGHLHTRNYSLSDAPNEEYLRISVKKEGYHPKGIVSNYLHDHVNVGDKIQIGIPAGVFTLKKGKHPILLISGGVGITPLISMYKVAKEQGRKVDFIQCAKNSNLHAFKTETHKDSTIIYEEPLEGDSFDHKGSINKEVIKPLLNKETEVYFCGSKKFMENVLQILQDLGVDENKIHYEFFGPSEVLQNKHETTA; this is encoded by the coding sequence ATGATCAAACAAGAAACCATTGATATCATACATGCAACCGTTCCTGTTTTGGAAAAATACGGCGAAACCATTTCTAAACATTTTTATAAAAGAATGTTTGAAAGGCATCCTGAGTTGAAGAACATTTTCAACATGACCCATCAAGCCAAAGGCGATCAACCTAGAGTTTTAGCGAATGCGATATTGCAATACGCCAAACATATCGACAAATTGGAAATGCTCAACGGAACTGTGGAGTCCATCGCCCAAAAGCACACTAGCTTAAGCATTACACCTGAGATGTACGATATTGTCGGTGAGAACCTTTTGGCCGCAATCAAAGAAGTCCTTGGCGATGCAGCTACTGATGATATTATAAATGCTTGGGCTGAAGCCTATGGAGTTTTAGCTGATATATTGATTAATAGAGAGGAAGAAATTTACCACACCAAAGAACAAGAAAAAGGTGGCTTTAGAGGTATTAAGGAGTTCATTGTCGACAAAAAAATCAAAGAAAGCGAATCGATAACATCTTTTTACCTCAAACCATATGACAATAAAGGCATTCCTGACTTCATTCCAGGACAATACATAGCCATTAGCCTTAAAATCGACGAAGGCCATCTGCATACCAGAAATTACAGTCTATCTGACGCTCCAAACGAAGAATACCTACGCATAAGTGTTAAAAAAGAAGGGTATCATCCCAAAGGAATCGTTTCAAACTATCTTCATGACCATGTAAATGTCGGAGATAAAATACAAATAGGCATTCCAGCGGGTGTATTCACGCTAAAAAAAGGAAAACATCCCATCCTATTAATATCCGGAGGAGTAGGAATAACACCTTTAATCAGCATGTACAAAGTAGCGAAAGAACAAGGACGTAAAGTCGATTTCATTCAGTGCGCTAAGAATAGCAATCTCCATGCATTCAAAACTGAAACGCATAAAGACAGCACTATCATCTATGAAGAACCTCTCGAAGGAGACTCTTTTGACCATAAAGGGAGTATTAACAAGGAAGTTATCAAGCCTCTATTGAATAAAGAAACCGAAGTTTACTTTTGCGGCTCAAAGAAATTCATGGAAAATGTGCTTCAAATACTCCAAGACTTAGGAGTCGATGAAAATAAAATTCATTACGAATTCTTTGGCCCCTCCGAAGTGCTGCAAAACAAACACGAAACCACTGCTTAA
- a CDS encoding MerR family transcriptional regulator produces MRIGEIAERTKVSRDTIRLYESMGMLIRVTRPNKYNNYKDYGEQNVDRIIFIKFLKKMGLSLKECKSVIDSIQEGTFDKAFERDFLDRKIKELNEQIIGLTELRDMLVKVSESGCDNQDILEMIRKV; encoded by the coding sequence ATGAGAATTGGGGAGATAGCGGAAAGAACAAAGGTGTCCAGAGATACAATCAGGCTTTATGAGAGTATGGGGATGTTAATTAGAGTGACAAGGCCTAACAAGTACAATAATTACAAAGACTACGGCGAACAGAACGTGGACAGAATCATTTTTATTAAATTCTTGAAGAAGATGGGACTTTCATTGAAAGAATGCAAGTCTGTTATTGATTCAATTCAAGAAGGAACTTTTGACAAGGCATTCGAAAGAGATTTTCTTGACCGTAAGATAAAAGAATTGAATGAGCAGATTATTGGACTCACAGAATTGCGTGATATGTTGGTCAAGGTATCAGAATCGGGTTGTGATAATCAAGATATATTGGAAATGATTCGCAAGGTTTGA
- a CDS encoding lipoxygenase family protein: MENKLDIKRLPLHLFFPNLPAIPFDLKETAITLIKLIGRAQETKQAQIGLSNEYTIKGKTANAYSFLYGGKAMDHRESELKRLQSELMQSNDSILKNIDLVINKLKLDENDCDPEDSLTHLSLDQASQYSISWSSYGNTHRDASKELLSHWASSLTNAQEATKQFFPNIASFGIAYNLMITQKVTAKNIQKLKADYKEHWSEKVNQLYEKGLLYVIDMSIYKMLKVNTVNNSERFTPASFIWLEQDPNTLELTPFAIHISGKDNTNATFFELGKCTDSAWVYALQAAKTSVTVFGIWSGHVYQWHIVTAAMIQSMFDNINSQHPIYKLLAPQSSSLIGFDNVLLLLWKEIAPPTSIATSFEFLELSNAYAKNRDFFDDDPANTLESLGISEKDFSLNTPWDKYPIIAYALDVWRIVSEYANQFVDNTYSNDQDIINDQELQNWIKSCGDKKEGNMQGLPSMNSKANLKSVLTSFLYRISIHGISRMENTANPALTFVGNFPPCLQKSEIPNPNDEISANELLEYLPNTGTIGQMVTFYYTFIYSAPYNSLLPVKGIQDQLFFGEDPQSPNNIALLQFRASMKEFMNAYTQNSNLKSMPVSETQIHQWPMDIET; the protein is encoded by the coding sequence ATGGAAAATAAATTAGACATCAAGCGACTTCCGCTTCATTTGTTTTTTCCCAATCTTCCTGCTATTCCTTTTGACTTGAAGGAAACTGCTATTACACTCATAAAATTGATAGGAAGAGCTCAAGAAACCAAGCAAGCACAGATTGGACTTTCAAATGAATATACTATCAAAGGAAAAACAGCCAATGCGTATTCGTTTCTATATGGTGGCAAAGCTATGGACCATCGCGAATCCGAACTAAAACGATTGCAATCTGAATTGATGCAAAGCAACGATTCAATTTTAAAAAACATCGATTTGGTCATTAACAAATTGAAGCTAGATGAAAATGACTGCGACCCCGAAGATTCATTAACTCATTTGTCTTTAGACCAAGCCAGCCAGTATTCCATATCTTGGTCAAGTTACGGCAACACGCACAGAGATGCGTCCAAAGAACTGCTAAGCCATTGGGCAAGTAGTCTGACCAATGCGCAGGAAGCAACAAAACAGTTTTTTCCCAATATCGCTTCTTTTGGCATTGCCTACAACTTGATGATTACCCAAAAAGTAACCGCAAAAAATATCCAAAAACTTAAAGCTGATTATAAAGAGCACTGGTCGGAAAAAGTGAATCAACTTTACGAAAAAGGGCTTCTCTATGTAATAGACATGAGCATTTATAAAATGCTAAAAGTAAATACAGTCAATAATTCTGAAAGATTTACGCCGGCAAGTTTCATATGGTTGGAACAAGACCCAAACACCTTGGAACTTACTCCATTCGCTATCCATATTTCGGGAAAAGACAATACCAATGCCACGTTTTTTGAATTAGGAAAATGCACAGACTCAGCTTGGGTCTACGCTTTGCAGGCCGCAAAGACTTCAGTGACTGTTTTCGGAATTTGGTCGGGCCATGTTTACCAATGGCATATCGTTACAGCGGCTATGATCCAGTCGATGTTTGACAATATAAACTCTCAACATCCCATTTACAAGCTACTTGCTCCGCAATCAAGCTCATTGATCGGTTTTGACAATGTATTGTTATTGCTATGGAAAGAAATCGCTCCCCCAACTTCCATCGCTACATCTTTCGAGTTTTTGGAATTAAGCAATGCCTATGCTAAAAATCGAGATTTTTTCGACGATGATCCGGCAAATACTTTGGAATCATTGGGAATTTCCGAAAAAGATTTTTCTTTGAATACACCTTGGGATAAATATCCCATCATAGCCTACGCTCTAGATGTCTGGCGAATCGTCAGTGAATATGCCAATCAATTTGTAGACAACACTTATAGTAACGATCAAGATATCATCAATGACCAAGAACTCCAAAACTGGATCAAATCATGCGGCGATAAAAAAGAAGGAAATATGCAGGGGCTTCCAAGTATGAATAGTAAAGCCAATCTAAAAAGCGTGTTAACAAGTTTTCTTTACAGAATTTCCATACACGGAATCTCACGGATGGAAAACACCGCAAACCCGGCTCTAACTTTTGTTGGCAATTTTCCTCCTTGTTTGCAAAAATCCGAGATTCCAAACCCCAATGATGAAATCTCTGCAAACGAACTTCTTGAATACTTGCCCAACACAGGGACTATTGGTCAAATGGTGACATTTTATTATACCTTCATCTACTCTGCCCCATACAATTCTCTACTCCCTGTAAAAGGGATACAAGATCAATTATTTTTTGGAGAAGATCCGCAATCCCCAAACAATATAGCTCTTCTACAATTCAGGGCCAGTATGAAAGAATTCATGAATGCATACACCCAAAATAGCAATTTGAAAAGCATGCCTGTTTCAGAAACGCAAATTCACCAATGGCCAATGGATATTGAAACTTGA
- a CDS encoding NAD(P)H-dependent oxidoreductase, with protein MKTLIVYNHPYEGSFCRAILDAVCEGLNNSGKEVDVIDLDKEEFDPVMRASDLKAFVQRKPIDPKVLEYKARLESADHLIFIFPIWWELMPALTKGFIDKVIFPGLAYDYKENGLGMVPLLKNLKKVTMITTMNTPSIAYQWIFGNAVKKALLTGTFWKMGYKNRKWISFNMVKQVSHQKREQWLNKLVQRFSK; from the coding sequence ATGAAAACATTAATAGTGTATAATCATCCTTATGAAGGCAGTTTTTGCAGAGCGATTTTGGATGCGGTATGCGAGGGGTTGAACAATTCGGGAAAAGAAGTCGATGTTATTGATTTGGACAAGGAAGAATTTGATCCTGTGATGAGAGCAAGTGACCTTAAGGCATTTGTTCAACGAAAACCTATAGATCCAAAGGTATTGGAGTATAAAGCGCGATTGGAATCAGCTGATCATTTGATTTTTATTTTTCCAATTTGGTGGGAGCTGATGCCAGCTTTGACGAAAGGTTTTATTGACAAGGTAATTTTTCCCGGACTTGCTTACGATTACAAAGAGAATGGACTTGGAATGGTGCCTTTGTTGAAAAATCTGAAAAAGGTGACGATGATCACAACTATGAATACGCCAAGCATTGCCTATCAATGGATATTTGGCAACGCAGTCAAAAAAGCTTTATTGACAGGGACTTTTTGGAAAATGGGATACAAAAACCGCAAATGGATAAGCTTTAATATGGTGAAGCAAGTATCGCATCAAAAGCGAGAGCAATGGCTGAATAAACTGGTTCAGCGATTTTCCAAATAA
- a CDS encoding Crp/Fnr family transcriptional regulator: protein MRKPLDFFNLFVAGNENQFQRKQYKARELLLQEGEVSKYIYYIEKGVLRLWFNNQGKDVTFQFFIEGECLSSLESFRWGEPSMYSIETVEASEVLLMDKPTFKQLIESTQERKDAVEEHVYERMVCFQKLFLSRIKDSPQQRYETLLNEKPELIRRIPQHYLASYLGVTSVSLSRIRNRKA from the coding sequence ATGAGAAAGCCCTTGGATTTTTTTAATTTATTTGTTGCAGGGAATGAAAATCAATTCCAGAGAAAGCAATATAAGGCTAGAGAGCTATTGCTTCAAGAGGGAGAAGTGTCAAAGTATATTTACTATATTGAAAAAGGAGTGTTAAGGCTTTGGTTCAATAATCAAGGCAAGGACGTGACTTTTCAGTTTTTTATAGAGGGGGAATGCTTGAGCTCGTTGGAGAGTTTTCGTTGGGGAGAGCCTAGCATGTACAGCATCGAGACAGTTGAGGCAAGTGAGGTTTTGCTGATGGACAAGCCTACTTTCAAACAATTGATTGAAAGCACTCAGGAAAGAAAGGATGCTGTGGAAGAGCATGTGTATGAAAGAATGGTATGTTTTCAAAAATTGTTTCTTTCTCGTATCAAAGACAGTCCACAGCAGAGATATGAGACGCTATTGAATGAAAAGCCGGAACTCATTCGGAGAATACCTCAACATTATTTGGCTTCTTACTTGGGGGTCACATCTGTTTCATTAAGTCGCATACGCAATAGAAAAGCATGA
- a CDS encoding helix-turn-helix domain-containing protein, whose protein sequence is MTKEIIFFFISTLGVFNSFAISIYFIFIKKRLSFHFKLAGLSIFLISIQPAIDCLYFFDNHIPEFTLKISLLANFCSTVITYILLSNDKNKLSTKSISHIISCLIIIVSTSALLLIPSKIDQWETGLKHIVFTILIIYLFKSGLLISSIYKHKPITCVRRLRFIIFGLLIGVFASYGIALISFTILSPISFTLISFIAIILYMQKHNIEESNAILKTPKVENSKNKWEKSHAENLIQNLKNYMANSKCYKDPNLKVSDVAKEINIQPYELSHLVNNYMGRNFINFINEYRINEAKILLDTQEHLTVEGIGYECGFNSKSTFFTTFKSNTNLTPSKYKKRNKKVRISKEELLIAK, encoded by the coding sequence ATGACAAAAGAAATCATTTTCTTTTTTATCAGCACACTTGGAGTTTTCAACTCATTTGCCATCAGCATTTATTTTATTTTTATCAAAAAAAGACTTTCTTTCCATTTTAAACTGGCAGGGCTAAGTATATTTCTCATAAGTATTCAACCTGCTATTGACTGCCTGTATTTTTTTGATAATCATATCCCTGAATTTACCCTCAAAATCAGTCTTTTGGCAAATTTCTGCTCAACAGTAATTACTTACATACTACTATCAAATGATAAGAATAAACTAAGCACAAAAAGCATCTCCCACATAATCTCATGTCTTATCATCATTGTATCGACAAGCGCATTGCTGCTTATTCCTTCAAAAATCGATCAATGGGAGACCGGACTCAAACACATAGTGTTTACAATTCTTATCATATATTTATTTAAAAGCGGATTATTGATTTCAAGTATTTATAAACACAAACCCATTACCTGTGTCCGTAGACTTCGATTTATCATCTTTGGATTGCTAATAGGAGTATTCGCAAGCTATGGCATAGCTCTTATTTCCTTTACTATACTTAGCCCGATAAGCTTTACTTTAATCTCATTCATCGCAATCATTCTATATATGCAAAAACATAATATAGAAGAATCAAATGCAATTCTCAAAACTCCAAAAGTTGAGAATTCTAAAAACAAATGGGAAAAAAGCCATGCCGAGAATTTAATTCAAAACCTAAAAAACTATATGGCAAACTCCAAATGCTACAAAGATCCAAATTTAAAAGTCAGCGATGTTGCCAAAGAAATAAATATTCAACCTTACGAACTATCCCATTTAGTCAATAACTACATGGGACGCAATTTCATAAACTTTATAAACGAATACCGTATCAATGAAGCTAAAATATTATTGGATACTCAAGAACACCTTACAGTTGAAGGTATTGGGTATGAATGCGGCTTCAATTCCAAATCAACTTTTTTCACAACATTCAAATCCAACACGAATTTAACCCCATCCAAATATAAAAAGCGGAATAAAAAAGTTCGGATTTCAAAAGAAGAACTACTAATTGCAAAATAA
- a CDS encoding bacteriocin gives MKNFSAFKQAKKLNKNQLSNIIGGGATGDPGEDGCIGPNCGQADCDIKGCPSGTQYMSGNLCQDTKAPDRCYNLRTGSYQACFAV, from the coding sequence ATGAAAAATTTTTCAGCGTTCAAACAAGCGAAAAAACTTAACAAAAATCAATTATCGAATATCATAGGCGGAGGTGCAACTGGAGATCCAGGTGAAGATGGATGCATTGGACCAAACTGCGGACAAGCTGATTGCGATATAAAAGGATGCCCTTCTGGAACACAATACATGTCCGGTAATTTGTGTCAAGACACAAAGGCTCCTGATAGATGCTATAACCTTAGAACAGGATCATATCAAGCTTGCTTTGCTGTTTAA
- a CDS encoding AraC family transcriptional regulator has protein sequence MDKKERNMDSLDTIVQQHNNFIISHETKSNKKIENELYIKKSKLNPIYFNGYQNSFILKYHTIHVVERVANQNVTTSVTADASFFQMHYLLDGEAVLDMNDQEQTLRKDEVFIVDKEDLNINISYINGKRYKEVVIQFDEQFFINNGIPLSMLSSNTPKVSALNEEMSKIVLSIFSNKCVGIVKKIFLVAKVLELIVLQLKQGDADNLDNEHRSSKIVSKLIQIKNKIDQNLSENLSISSLAKSSGINEFALKNEFKNAFGKTIFQYVTEKKMLHAKDRLMYSELSIYEIAEEVGYKNATHFTAAFKKIEGLTPNKFRKQYLEQNLLTST, from the coding sequence ATGGATAAAAAAGAACGAAATATGGATTCTTTAGACACCATAGTACAACAGCATAATAATTTCATTATATCTCATGAAACAAAGTCTAATAAAAAAATTGAAAATGAACTGTACATAAAAAAATCAAAACTAAACCCAATATACTTCAATGGCTATCAAAATAGTTTTATTCTTAAATACCATACAATCCATGTTGTAGAGAGAGTAGCTAATCAAAATGTAACAACTTCTGTCACTGCTGATGCATCATTTTTTCAAATGCACTACCTGCTCGACGGTGAAGCGGTATTGGACATGAATGATCAAGAGCAAACGCTTAGAAAAGATGAAGTGTTCATAGTCGATAAAGAAGATCTCAACATTAATATCAGCTATATTAATGGAAAAAGGTATAAAGAGGTAGTTATTCAATTTGATGAACAATTTTTCATCAATAATGGAATCCCCTTGTCAATGCTTTCCTCCAACACACCAAAAGTATCAGCTCTCAATGAGGAAATGAGCAAAATTGTGCTTTCTATATTTTCCAATAAGTGCGTAGGAATAGTAAAGAAAATATTTCTCGTCGCTAAAGTTCTGGAGTTAATAGTCTTGCAACTTAAACAAGGAGACGCTGACAACTTAGACAATGAACATCGTAGCAGTAAAATAGTCAGCAAATTAATCCAAATCAAAAATAAAATCGATCAAAACCTATCCGAAAATCTATCCATAAGCTCGCTTGCGAAAAGCTCAGGCATAAATGAATTCGCATTAAAAAATGAATTTAAAAACGCTTTTGGCAAAACAATTTTCCAATATGTCACGGAAAAAAAGATGCTTCATGCTAAAGATAGGCTTATGTATTCAGAGCTTAGTATATATGAGATTGCGGAAGAAGTCGGATATAAAAACGCAACGCACTTTACTGCCGCATTTAAAAAAATAGAAGGACTTACTCCTAATAAATTCAGGAAACAATACTTGGAACAAAACTTATTGACTTCCACCTAA